One Mailhella massiliensis DNA segment encodes these proteins:
- the hpsG gene encoding (2S)-3-sulfopropanediol dehydratase, translating to MSQCCACLSPQEDRVINKKVDRAGRERVYKILERNQFTIPHVDVERAKYFTESMKTTEGELLTLRWAKALKNVAEKITVYITPDQLLAGRVGQLGRYGILYPEIDGDFYREVLGDLDHRAKSPFQISDADKKIVMEEIAPYWEGKTYHEHLNKVIPAEIRGVTYDDERGLKSKFVVSETSSYRSALQWVPDYGKVIQRGFIDIQNEAKQRLAALDLTNSVDLWEKKPFYEAMIIVCDAIMIWARRHVELARRLAAEEADPKRKAELLTIAEVCERVPAYPARTFREAVQCQWFVQMFSRIEQKASAIISNGRMDQYLYPYYKKDIEEGRMTREEARELLECMWVDMAQFIDLYINPTGNEFQEGYAHWEAVTIGGQTPDGEDATNDLSYLFLESKREFPLNYPDLAARIHSRTPERFMYEVALTVKDGSGFPKLINDEEVVFLNTVKGVPVNEALDYAVSGCTETRHPNRDTYTSGCVYINFGAALEMVMHNGRMMHYGDELIGLETGDPCSFKTWEEFYEAYKKQHMNLLHKAFQQQHIVDRLRPQHFAAPLSSVLHNLCMENALDLHTEKIPGGVDFSYFEFLGYATVTDSLAAIKKLVFEEKKLTMQEVLDAINADFVGYEPVQKMLQSAPRYGNNDPYADSIAKDIDRFTQVEAEKSTRERGVHVDVRYVPITSHVPFGNVICATPNGRKAWTALSDGSSASQGADEKGPTADLLSNYHTKNYGMINRASRLLNIKLSPKSVAGEEGTRKVMDIIRTWCDLKLWHLQFNVVNRATLEAAQKDPASYRNLLVRIAGYSAYFCDLSRDLQNDVIARTEHEGM from the coding sequence ATGTCCCAGTGCTGCGCCTGCCTCTCTCCCCAGGAAGATCGCGTCATCAACAAGAAGGTCGATCGCGCCGGCCGTGAGCGCGTGTACAAGATTCTCGAACGCAACCAGTTCACCATTCCCCATGTGGACGTGGAGCGCGCCAAGTACTTCACCGAATCCATGAAGACCACGGAAGGCGAGCTTCTGACCCTGCGCTGGGCCAAGGCTCTGAAGAACGTGGCCGAAAAGATCACGGTGTACATCACCCCCGATCAGCTTCTCGCCGGCCGCGTGGGCCAGCTCGGCCGTTACGGCATTCTGTATCCTGAAATCGACGGCGACTTCTACCGCGAAGTGCTGGGCGATCTGGACCATCGCGCGAAGAGCCCCTTCCAGATTTCCGATGCCGACAAGAAGATCGTCATGGAAGAAATCGCCCCCTACTGGGAAGGCAAGACCTACCATGAACATCTGAACAAGGTCATTCCCGCGGAAATCCGCGGCGTGACGTACGACGACGAACGCGGCCTGAAGTCCAAGTTCGTGGTGTCCGAAACCTCCTCCTACCGTTCCGCCCTGCAGTGGGTTCCGGACTACGGCAAGGTGATTCAGCGCGGCTTCATCGACATTCAGAATGAAGCGAAGCAGCGCCTGGCGGCCCTGGATCTGACGAACTCCGTGGATCTGTGGGAAAAGAAGCCCTTCTATGAAGCTATGATCATCGTGTGCGACGCCATCATGATCTGGGCCCGCCGCCATGTGGAACTGGCCCGCAGGCTTGCGGCCGAAGAAGCGGATCCCAAGCGCAAGGCCGAACTTCTGACCATCGCCGAAGTGTGCGAACGCGTGCCTGCGTACCCCGCCCGTACGTTCCGTGAAGCGGTGCAGTGCCAGTGGTTCGTGCAGATGTTCTCCCGCATCGAACAGAAGGCCAGCGCCATCATTTCCAACGGCCGCATGGACCAGTACCTGTACCCCTACTACAAGAAGGACATCGAAGAAGGCCGCATGACCCGTGAAGAGGCCCGCGAACTTCTGGAATGCATGTGGGTGGACATGGCTCAGTTCATCGACCTGTACATCAACCCCACGGGCAACGAATTCCAGGAAGGCTACGCGCACTGGGAAGCCGTGACCATCGGCGGCCAGACTCCCGACGGCGAAGACGCGACCAACGATCTTTCCTACCTGTTCCTGGAATCCAAGCGTGAATTCCCTCTGAACTACCCCGACCTTGCCGCGCGTATCCATTCCCGCACTCCCGAACGCTTCATGTACGAAGTGGCTCTGACGGTGAAGGACGGCTCCGGCTTCCCGAAGCTGATCAACGACGAAGAAGTGGTGTTCCTGAACACGGTGAAGGGCGTGCCGGTGAACGAAGCTCTGGACTACGCTGTTTCCGGCTGCACGGAAACGCGTCATCCGAACCGCGACACCTACACCTCCGGCTGCGTGTACATCAACTTCGGCGCGGCTCTGGAAATGGTGATGCACAACGGCCGCATGATGCACTACGGCGACGAGCTGATCGGCCTTGAAACGGGCGATCCGTGTTCCTTCAAGACGTGGGAGGAATTCTACGAAGCGTACAAGAAGCAGCACATGAACCTGCTGCACAAGGCCTTCCAGCAGCAGCACATCGTGGACCGTCTGCGTCCCCAGCACTTCGCCGCGCCTCTGTCCTCCGTGCTTCACAACCTGTGCATGGAAAACGCGCTTGACCTTCATACCGAAAAGATCCCCGGCGGCGTGGACTTCTCCTACTTCGAGTTCCTGGGCTACGCGACGGTGACGGACTCCCTTGCCGCCATCAAGAAGCTGGTGTTCGAAGAAAAGAAGCTGACCATGCAGGAAGTTCTGGACGCCATCAACGCGGACTTCGTGGGCTACGAACCCGTGCAGAAGATGCTGCAGTCCGCGCCCCGCTACGGCAACAACGATCCGTATGCGGACAGCATCGCGAAGGACATCGACCGCTTCACGCAGGTCGAGGCAGAAAAGAGCACCCGCGAACGCGGCGTGCATGTGGACGTGCGCTACGTGCCGATCACCTCTCACGTTCCCTTCGGCAACGTGATCTGCGCGACTCCCAACGGCCGCAAGGCGTGGACGGCTCTGTCCGACGGTTCCTCCGCCTCTCAGGGCGCGGATGAAAAGGGCCCGACCGCGGACCTTCTGTCCAACTACCACACCAAGAACTACGGGATGATCAACCGCGCCTCCCGTCTGCTGAACATCAAGCTTTCGCCGAAGTCGGTGGCCGGTGAGGAAGGCACGCGCAAGGTCATGGACATCATCCGTACCTGGTGCGACCTGAAGCTGTGGCACCTGCAGTTCAACGTGGTGAACCGTGCGACGCTGGAAGCCGCGCAGAAGGACCCCGCGAGCTACCGCAACCTGCTGGTCCGCATCGCCGGTTACAGCGCCTACTTCTGTGACCTGTCCCGCGATCTGCAGAACGACGTTATCGCCCGTACCGAACACGAAGGTATGTAA
- a CDS encoding DUF4037 domain-containing protein: MSLPGLILSRRFFTSALPLLKEHIPDVMAVSAAGLVGEGSECLGLDDGISRDHDWGPAFCLWVPDELLRSELDRIERALSVLPAAFEGYPTRMAADKRMGRVGPLPVKGFYRRFLGMDHVPVTWKEWLSIPEYHLCSCTNGAVFMDEGGEFSAVREELLRHYPEDVRRKKIAARCMIMAQAGQYNLPRCLQRGDFVAAMLATARFSEAALSMAFLLNRRYMPFYKWACRAAEDLPVLGRNVVETLRVLSRTVWQDETRGASALEAIEEFCALTARELETQGLCPNQGNWLWAAGPVVQMGIQEPELRRRNVMED; the protein is encoded by the coding sequence ATGTCACTTCCCGGTCTCATTCTTTCCCGTCGTTTCTTTACGTCCGCTCTGCCCCTGCTCAAGGAACATATTCCCGATGTCATGGCCGTCTCGGCTGCGGGGCTTGTGGGGGAAGGTTCGGAATGCCTCGGTCTGGACGACGGCATTTCCCGCGATCACGACTGGGGGCCCGCCTTCTGCCTGTGGGTTCCCGACGAGCTTCTGCGTTCGGAACTCGACCGCATAGAACGCGCCCTTTCCGTTCTGCCCGCCGCCTTCGAGGGCTATCCCACCCGCATGGCGGCCGACAAACGCATGGGCCGCGTGGGGCCTCTGCCCGTGAAGGGCTTCTACCGGCGCTTTCTCGGCATGGATCATGTGCCCGTCACCTGGAAGGAATGGCTTTCCATTCCCGAATACCATCTCTGCTCCTGCACCAACGGAGCCGTATTCATGGATGAGGGCGGCGAATTCTCCGCCGTCCGCGAAGAACTTCTCAGGCATTATCCCGAAGACGTGCGACGCAAGAAAATAGCCGCACGCTGCATGATCATGGCGCAGGCCGGGCAGTACAACCTGCCCCGCTGCCTCCAGCGCGGCGACTTCGTGGCGGCCATGCTCGCCACGGCCCGTTTTTCCGAAGCGGCGCTGTCCATGGCCTTTCTGCTCAACCGCCGGTACATGCCCTTCTATAAATGGGCCTGCCGGGCGGCGGAAGATCTGCCGGTACTGGGCAGAAACGTCGTGGAGACCCTGCGCGTTCTTTCGCGCACGGTATGGCAGGATGAAACACGGGGAGCTTCCGCTCTGGAGGCCATTGAAGAGTTCTGCGCCCTGACCGCAAGAGAACTGGAAACGCAGGGACTCTGTCCCAACCAGGGCAACTGGCTGTGGGCCGCAGGACCCGTGGTGCAGATGGGCATACAGGAACCGGAACTGCGCCGCCGCAACGTGATGGAGGACTGA
- a CDS encoding tetratricopeptide repeat protein encodes MERFRTAFDMARNLPDAQAEPALRELIREYPALPPFEEGSLRYALGLALFHQNRAEEAREEFFKAGNLLEKAPGVNLALAVTALARAELACGHLDESVKTGRRALELLRAHLPADDPRMAPSLFALSFGEYMARHLDRAEELNLQARALWEKQRGPESLEVSTCLNNLGRIYEEAGRNEEGVAHHRAALAIRRKVLGDHPETAFSMGNLGTALAAANHWKEAAEMLEEAIACYARCGRTEGEDIEGYRYNLSICKKALS; translated from the coding sequence ATGGAACGCTTCCGCACCGCCTTCGACATGGCAAGAAATCTCCCCGACGCGCAGGCCGAGCCGGCTCTCAGGGAGCTTATCAGGGAATATCCCGCCCTGCCCCCCTTTGAAGAGGGAAGCCTGCGCTACGCGCTGGGGCTCGCCCTCTTCCATCAGAACAGGGCCGAAGAGGCGAGGGAAGAATTTTTCAAGGCCGGCAACCTGCTGGAAAAGGCCCCGGGAGTGAATCTCGCGCTTGCCGTAACGGCGCTTGCCCGCGCCGAACTGGCCTGCGGGCATCTCGATGAGAGCGTGAAAACGGGGCGCAGGGCGCTGGAGTTGCTGCGCGCTCATCTGCCTGCGGACGATCCGCGTATGGCGCCCTCCCTGTTCGCCCTTTCCTTCGGGGAGTACATGGCTCGTCATCTGGACAGAGCCGAAGAGCTGAACCTTCAGGCCAGGGCGCTGTGGGAAAAACAGCGCGGCCCGGAAAGCCTCGAGGTTTCCACCTGTCTGAACAATCTCGGCCGTATTTACGAAGAAGCGGGCCGCAACGAAGAAGGCGTGGCCCATCACCGCGCCGCCCTCGCCATACGGCGCAAGGTTCTGGGCGATCACCCGGAAACCGCCTTCTCCATGGGCAACCTCGGCACGGCTCTGGCCGCCGCGAATCACTGGAAGGAAGCTGCGGAAATGCTGGAGGAAGCCATCGCCTGCTATGCGCGCTGCGGCCGCACGGAAGGCGAGGACATCGAGGGCTACCGCTATAATCTGAGCATCTGCAAAAAGGCGCTTTCGTAA
- a CDS encoding DUF4125 family protein yields MSIEEEKERLIAKIVDIELDMFLSTPNEGGTSVCQTRPNSFRVMRWMNHCTHDTATLESYLEDLEEAVAAGRNLMIEKYARMDDRLPPLSTSPLLDEITDMEIRFLQEAAARYPHAISVNCDSIFRRYFRCELETLSERTLRLYAAEMRRAVQEGRNTAVERYDSLWRKLGEGSLEAYEKKLAARQ; encoded by the coding sequence ATGAGCATTGAAGAAGAAAAGGAACGTCTGATTGCAAAAATCGTCGACATCGAACTCGATATGTTCCTGTCCACGCCCAACGAAGGGGGCACCAGCGTCTGCCAGACGCGGCCGAACTCCTTCCGCGTCATGCGCTGGATGAACCACTGCACCCACGATACGGCCACGCTGGAATCCTATCTGGAAGATCTGGAAGAAGCCGTCGCCGCGGGCCGCAACCTCATGATCGAAAAGTACGCCCGCATGGACGACCGTCTGCCTCCGCTTTCCACGAGCCCCCTGCTCGATGAAATCACCGATATGGAAATCCGCTTCCTCCAGGAAGCCGCCGCCCGCTACCCCCACGCCATCAGCGTCAACTGCGACAGCATCTTCCGCCGTTATTTCCGCTGCGAGCTGGAAACGCTTTCCGAACGCACCCTCAGGCTGTACGCCGCGGAAATGAGGCGCGCCGTACAGGAAGGCCGCAACACCGCCGTGGAACGCTACGACAGCCTGTGGCGCAAGCTGGGCGAAGGTTCGCTCGAAGCCTACGAAAAAAAGCTGGCCGCACGGCAGTAA
- a CDS encoding universal stress protein, with protein MSSFSTIACCIDLTEQNDDIVSYTREMAELTGAKLLLVHVLPPTGAFASYGASRELLQKVAAESRQETEKYVKEFAEKYFSGLPCEPLILTGRIDKALNELVDKRCADLIIMGSLNTKGLFNFSGSTSRLIGHSRIPVMVIPNDLSLECEPEEGF; from the coding sequence ATGAGCTCTTTCTCCACCATCGCCTGCTGCATAGACCTCACGGAACAAAACGACGACATCGTCAGCTACACCAGGGAAATGGCTGAACTGACGGGCGCGAAGCTCCTGCTCGTGCATGTGCTGCCTCCCACCGGGGCCTTCGCCAGCTACGGCGCCAGCAGAGAACTTCTGCAGAAGGTGGCCGCCGAAAGCCGCCAGGAAACCGAAAAATACGTGAAGGAATTCGCCGAGAAGTATTTCTCCGGTCTGCCCTGCGAACCGCTCATTCTTACCGGACGCATCGACAAGGCCCTCAACGAACTCGTGGACAAGCGCTGCGCCGACCTCATCATCATGGGCAGCCTCAACACCAAGGGTCTGTTCAACTTCTCCGGCAGCACCAGCCGTCTCATCGGACACAGCCGCATTCCGGTCATGGTCATTCCCAACGACCTGAGTCTGGAATGCGAACCCGAGGAAGGCTTCTGA
- a CDS encoding amidohydrolase family protein: protein MIFDFRLRPPYKGFKNLGIFSPVCNEAAPQKYHGIPSEAAEKKDLDLFWKEMEEAGISAGVIIGRQVPNDAASVSNDDILDMAREFPGKIIPFGSLDITRGVAATMDELERCIEGGIKGVAMEPAYAMPPRKADANVLYPLYARCEKAGIPMVLTLSFFQGTLEYSDPATVQHVANDFPNLQIVVAHGCYPWIPMIFQVAITNKNVWLLPDIYMLNPTAPGNQMFGDAMKWLDGERILYGSAWPCYNMKQAIQDLERFNFSPEHKEKFFYKNAEKLLGMKLA, encoded by the coding sequence ATGATTTTCGACTTCCGTCTCCGTCCCCCGTACAAGGGTTTCAAGAATCTCGGCATCTTCAGCCCCGTCTGCAATGAGGCCGCCCCCCAGAAATACCACGGCATTCCCAGCGAAGCCGCGGAAAAGAAGGATCTCGACCTGTTCTGGAAGGAAATGGAAGAAGCGGGCATATCCGCCGGCGTCATCATCGGCCGTCAGGTTCCCAACGATGCCGCCTCCGTTTCCAACGACGACATTCTCGACATGGCCAGAGAATTCCCCGGCAAGATCATTCCCTTCGGCAGCCTGGACATCACCCGCGGCGTGGCCGCCACCATGGACGAGCTGGAACGCTGCATTGAAGGCGGCATCAAGGGCGTGGCCATGGAACCCGCCTACGCCATGCCTCCCCGCAAGGCCGACGCCAACGTGCTCTACCCCCTGTACGCCCGCTGCGAAAAGGCCGGCATTCCCATGGTGCTTACCCTGAGCTTCTTCCAGGGCACTCTGGAATATTCCGACCCCGCCACCGTGCAGCATGTGGCCAACGACTTCCCGAACCTGCAGATCGTGGTTGCCCACGGCTGCTACCCCTGGATTCCCATGATCTTCCAGGTGGCCATCACCAACAAGAACGTGTGGCTGCTGCCCGACATCTACATGCTGAACCCCACGGCTCCCGGCAACCAGATGTTCGGCGACGCCATGAAGTGGCTCGACGGCGAACGCATCCTCTACGGTTCCGCCTGGCCCTGCTACAACATGAAGCAGGCCATTCAGGACCTGGAACGCTTCAACTTCTCCCCCGAACACAAGGAAAAGTTCTTCTACAAGAACGCCGAAAAGCTGCTCGGCATGAAGCTCGCGTAA
- the tmk gene encoding dTMP kinase: MFVTVEGVEGAGKSTLLNLLSRELERRGMAFVRTREPGGCALGARIRPLLLDVSSRVDERAELFLFLADRAQHVAETIRPALAEGAWVLCDRYADSTIAYQGYGRGMDVEMLQRLNDYATGGLWPDRTLLLDLPVETGLERALARNGREGLSESEGRFEAEETAFHQRIRDGFLKRASRWPGRFRVLDARLSPEELLCRALESLGL; this comes from the coding sequence GTGTTCGTTACTGTAGAAGGCGTGGAAGGCGCGGGAAAGAGCACGCTTCTGAATCTTCTTTCCCGGGAGCTGGAACGTCGCGGCATGGCCTTTGTGCGTACGCGCGAACCGGGCGGCTGTGCTCTCGGGGCGCGCATACGGCCGCTTCTGCTCGACGTGTCGAGCCGCGTGGACGAGCGGGCGGAGCTTTTTCTCTTTCTGGCCGACAGGGCGCAGCATGTGGCGGAAACCATACGGCCCGCTCTCGCGGAGGGGGCATGGGTGCTGTGCGACCGTTATGCCGATTCCACCATTGCCTATCAGGGCTACGGGCGCGGCATGGATGTGGAAATGCTGCAGCGTCTCAACGATTACGCAACCGGAGGCCTCTGGCCCGACAGGACGCTGCTGCTCGATCTGCCCGTGGAAACGGGGCTTGAGCGCGCGCTTGCACGCAACGGACGCGAAGGTCTGAGCGAAAGCGAGGGCCGTTTTGAAGCCGAGGAGACGGCCTTTCATCAGCGCATACGCGACGGCTTTCTGAAACGCGCTTCGCGCTGGCCCGGGCGTTTTCGTGTGCTGGACGCGCGCCTTTCGCCGGAAGAACTTCTTTGCCGCGCGCTGGAGTCGCTCGGCCTCTGA
- a CDS encoding 3'-5' exoribonuclease YhaM family protein — protein MREHRNISAVSAGEELSSCYLVSQASLQQSRNGPYWRLELKDASGTLEAKIWSPLSLSLPALSAGQMVEVEGRVSLYRDQLQLTVDNLRVLEDEEIAALPMEDYLPSSPRPAGDMLEEIEALCEAELTHRPWKKFMRAVLSDRNIRPRLLTAPAAKSVHHAYAGGLLEHMLSVAKLCMLMAGHYPELDRQTLLAAALMHDIGKLEEMGGLLVTEYTDEGRLLGHIMQGIIMLEPFLKKSGLEPELVMHFKHLIASHHGELQFGAVREPCTPEAFVLHYADNIDAKLAQCRSLLPQDDAEGMSWSAYQSLLGRSLCRPVRTPEAPGAAKGAKQEKKAENRQEERQCSLL, from the coding sequence ATGAGGGAACACCGGAACATCAGCGCCGTATCCGCCGGCGAAGAACTTTCCTCCTGCTATCTGGTCAGTCAGGCATCGCTTCAGCAGTCCCGCAACGGGCCGTACTGGAGACTGGAGCTCAAGGATGCGAGCGGCACGCTGGAAGCCAAGATATGGAGCCCGCTCAGTCTTTCCCTGCCGGCGCTTTCGGCGGGGCAGATGGTGGAAGTGGAGGGCCGGGTTTCCCTGTACCGCGATCAGCTTCAGCTTACGGTGGACAATCTGCGAGTGCTTGAAGATGAGGAGATTGCCGCGCTTCCCATGGAAGACTACCTGCCTTCCAGCCCGAGACCCGCAGGAGACATGCTCGAGGAGATCGAGGCCCTGTGCGAGGCGGAGCTTACGCACAGGCCGTGGAAGAAGTTTATGCGTGCGGTACTTTCCGACAGGAACATCCGTCCGCGTCTTCTCACGGCTCCCGCCGCAAAGAGCGTCCATCATGCCTATGCGGGGGGACTTCTGGAACACATGCTTTCCGTGGCGAAGCTGTGTATGCTCATGGCCGGTCATTATCCCGAGCTCGACCGGCAGACCCTGCTCGCCGCGGCTCTTATGCATGATATAGGCAAGCTTGAGGAAATGGGCGGACTGCTGGTTACGGAATATACCGATGAGGGCAGGCTCCTCGGGCACATCATGCAGGGCATCATCATGCTCGAACCCTTCCTGAAGAAGTCGGGGCTTGAGCCGGAACTGGTCATGCATTTCAAGCACCTCATCGCCAGCCATCACGGCGAGCTGCAGTTCGGCGCCGTGCGCGAACCCTGCACGCCCGAGGCCTTCGTGCTGCATTACGCCGACAACATCGACGCCAAGCTCGCCCAGTGCCGGAGCCTGCTGCCGCAGGATGATGCGGAAGGCATGAGCTGGAGCGCCTATCAGAGCCTGCTCGGCCGGAGCCTGTGCCGTCCCGTGCGTACACCGGAGGCTCCCGGAGCGGCAAAAGGCGCAAAACAGGAGAAGAAAGCGGAAAACAGGCAGGAGGAGCGGCAGTGTTCGTTACTGTAG
- the surE gene encoding 5'/3'-nucleotidase SurE, with protein MRILISNDDGIYSSNLHLLYASLRRAGHDVRAVAPAEQHSGAGCCLTVHGPILTNRVSIPHASGGPFEGIAVSGTPADCVILALRGIMPEFRPELVISGINFGPNAGQDVFFSGTVGAAIQAAMYGLPTMAVSHCAHSGITMAHADLAVRLAEAMDWANLPLHRVYNLNLPDCPAEEIRGLKVCRHSTDWACLDSYERRFSPRGREYYWMIDPFQHFQLEDEGTDKSWLHKGWATLSPLNIDLNDEDTAKKLNENKLWEAALS; from the coding sequence ATGCGCATCCTCATCAGCAACGACGACGGCATATACAGTTCAAACCTTCACCTGCTCTACGCATCCCTCCGCCGGGCCGGACACGATGTGCGGGCCGTGGCGCCGGCCGAACAGCATTCCGGCGCGGGCTGCTGTCTTACGGTGCACGGCCCCATACTGACGAACAGAGTGAGCATTCCCCATGCCTCCGGCGGCCCCTTCGAAGGCATCGCCGTTTCCGGCACGCCCGCGGACTGCGTGATTCTCGCCCTGCGCGGCATCATGCCCGAATTCCGGCCGGAACTTGTGATCTCCGGCATCAATTTCGGCCCCAACGCCGGACAGGACGTGTTCTTCTCCGGCACCGTGGGCGCGGCCATACAGGCCGCCATGTACGGACTCCCCACCATGGCGGTGTCGCACTGCGCCCATTCCGGTATCACCATGGCCCATGCCGACCTTGCGGTACGCCTGGCCGAAGCCATGGACTGGGCGAACCTGCCCCTGCACCGCGTGTACAACCTCAACCTGCCCGACTGCCCGGCGGAAGAAATCCGCGGCCTCAAGGTATGCCGCCACAGCACCGACTGGGCCTGTCTTGACTCCTACGAGCGCCGTTTCTCCCCGAGGGGAAGGGAATATTACTGGATGATCGACCCGTTCCAGCACTTCCAGCTGGAAGATGAAGGCACCGATAAAAGCTGGCTGCACAAAGGCTGGGCCACCCTTTCGCCTCTGAACATAGACCTCAATGATGAAGACACAGCAAAAAAGCTGAACGAAAACAAGCTCTGGGAGGCCGCTCTCTCATAA
- the fba gene encoding class II fructose-1,6-bisphosphate aldolase, which yields MPITTPKEMFARAYKEGYAIGAFNVNNMEIIQGIMQAGAEERSPLILQVSAGARKYAGQVYIMKLVEAALAEADIPVVVHLDHGPDFELCKACIDGGFSSVMIDGSHLPFEENIAVTKQVVDYAHDRGVWVEAELGRLAGVEEHVSSESSIYTDPDQAVEFAQRSGCDSLAIAIGTSHGAYKFKGEAKLDFERLDKISSMMPGYPLVLHGASSVPQEFVAMANEYGGKLGDAKGVPEDMLRKAARSGVCKINIDSDIRLAMTANIRKYMAEHPEAFDPRAYLKPARQAVKDMVQRKIRNVLGSSNKI from the coding sequence ATGCCTATTACCACTCCCAAAGAGATGTTCGCCCGCGCCTACAAAGAAGGCTATGCCATCGGCGCTTTCAACGTCAACAACATGGAAATCATCCAGGGCATCATGCAGGCAGGCGCGGAAGAGCGTTCGCCTCTGATTCTGCAGGTTTCCGCCGGGGCCCGCAAATATGCCGGTCAGGTATATATCATGAAGCTGGTGGAAGCCGCCCTTGCCGAAGCGGACATCCCGGTGGTGGTGCATCTCGACCACGGCCCCGACTTCGAGCTGTGCAAGGCCTGCATCGACGGCGGCTTCAGCTCCGTGATGATCGACGGTTCCCACCTGCCCTTTGAAGAAAACATCGCCGTGACCAAGCAGGTGGTGGACTATGCCCACGACCGCGGCGTGTGGGTGGAAGCGGAACTCGGCCGTCTCGCCGGTGTGGAAGAACACGTCAGCTCCGAAAGCAGCATCTATACCGACCCCGATCAGGCCGTGGAATTCGCTCAGCGTTCCGGCTGCGACTCCCTGGCCATCGCCATAGGCACGAGCCACGGCGCGTACAAGTTCAAGGGTGAAGCCAAGCTCGACTTCGAACGCCTCGACAAGATTTCCTCCATGATGCCCGGTTACCCCCTGGTGCTGCACGGCGCTTCCAGCGTTCCTCAGGAATTCGTGGCCATGGCCAACGAATACGGCGGCAAGCTCGGCGACGCCAAGGGCGTGCCCGAAGACATGCTGCGCAAGGCCGCGCGTTCCGGCGTGTGCAAGATCAACATCGACTCCGACATCCGCCTCGCCATGACGGCCAACATCCGCAAGTACATGGCCGAACACCCCGAAGCCTTCGACCCGCGCGCCTATCTCAAGCCCGCCCGTCAGGCCGTGAAGGACATGGTGCAGCGCAAGATCCGCAACGTGCTCGGCAGCTCCAACAAGATCTGA